A genomic segment from Triticum dicoccoides isolate Atlit2015 ecotype Zavitan chromosome 1A, WEW_v2.0, whole genome shotgun sequence encodes:
- the LOC119347442 gene encoding long-chain-fatty-acid--AMP ligase FadD26-like: protein MATENYDPCYPDQLAVHRYLPLWARMPAFAAKPAFLWADDDAATGAMSYTAITYSELNAAVDRMASGLLATLRRGDTVLVLASPGLRLVKLLFACQRAGLTAVPVIPPDPSRPGPAHAHLLRAVSQTRPSAAVADARYVTAVASSRLAAALSGLRWLSVDELDEREAGLPRAMAGHAGCGAGDAYLVQYTSGATGVPKPVVVTAGSAAHNVRAARRAYDLGPGSTIVSWLPQYHDCGLMFLLLTIVSGATCVLASPDAFLRRPRLWLELISEFKATCTPVPSFTLPLVLRRGGGRSASAHGLQRPVQLGSLRNLILINEPIYKACVDEFVAEFGRHGLRSESVSPSYGLAENCTFVSTAWRSTSGRVDRLPSFKKLLPSARLPSSRAHEASEIEIVVVDEKTGEPVRDGTEGEVWVSSPSNASGYLGHPSASHEAFCGRMPGRAGSRFVRTGDRGVVTGPERYLYVVGRSVDVVVTALNSRVHAHYIETAALERAPDRLRGGCIAAFTAPTTTSSKEQLCVVAELQKGSRSDDHTSLCDGIRRSVWEAGKVRVGRVLLVQSGAVPKTTSGKVRRGAAREKLVARRYPVVFEALYDDGDGEGSTRAVGDEDGEMEERCAASWMAGEGGVPGMATTLGASRRIRVQSFL, encoded by the coding sequence ATGGCGACCGAGAACTACGACCCCTGCTACCCGGACCAGCTGGCGGTGCACCGGTACCTGCCCCTGTGGGCCAGGATGCCGGCGTTCGCCGCCAAGCCGGCCTTCCTCTGGGCCGACGACGACGCGGCCACCGGCGCCATGTCATACACGGCGATCACGTACTCCGAGCTCAATGCTGCGGTGGACCGCATGGCGTCCGGGCTCCTCGCCACGCTCCGGCGCGGCGACACCGTGCTCGTGCTCGCCTCCCCCGGCCTCCGCCTCGTCAAGCTCCTCTTCGCGTGCCAGCGCGCCGGGCTCACCGCGGTGCCCGTCATCCCGCCCGACCCGTCCAGGCCCGGCCCCGCGCACGCGCACCTCCTGCGCGCCGTGTCTCAGACGAGGCCCAGCGCTGCCGTCGCCGACGCGCGCTACGTCACCGCCGTCGCCTCCAGCCGGCTCGCCGCAGCGCTGAGCGGCCTGCGCTGGCTGTCCGTGGACGAGCTGGACGAACGAGAGGCTGGTTTGCCGCGCGCCATGGCGGGCCACGCGGGCTGCGGCGCGGGAGACGCGTACCTGGTCCAGTACACGTCCGGCGCCACGGGCGTCCCGAAGCCTGTGGTGGTCACCGCCGGCTCGGCGGCGCACAACgtgcgggcggcgaggcgggcctACGACCTGGGCCCCGGCAGCACCATCGTCTCGTGGCTGCCGCAGTACCACGACTGCGGCCTCATGTTCCTGCTCCTCACCATTGTCTCCGGCGCCACCTGCGTGCTGGCCTCGCCCGACGCCTTCCTTCGGCGCCCGCGCCTTTGGCTCGAGCTCATCTCCGAGTTCAAGGCGACGTGCACGCCCGTTCCGTCGTTCACGTTGCCGCTCGTGCTCCGCCGTGGCGGCGGGCGCTCGGCGTCGGCGCACGGACTGCAGCGGCCGGTGCAGCTCGGCAGCCTCCGGAACCTGATCCTGATAAACGAGCCGATCTACAAGGCGTGCGTCGACGAGTTCGTCGCAGAGTTCGGCCGCCACGGGCTGCGGTCCGAGTCGGTCTCTCCGTCGTACGGCCTCGCCGAGAACTGCACGTTCGTGTCCACGGCGTGGCGGAGCACCAGCGGGCGCGTGGACCGCCTCCCGTCGTTCAAGAAGCTTCTGCCGTCGGCGAGGCTGCCATCGTCCAGGGCGCACGAGGCGTCGGAGATCGAAATCGTCGTGGTGGACGAGAAGACCGGTGAGCCGGTGAGGGACGGCACGGAGGGGGAGGTCTGGGTCTCCTCGCCGAGCAACGCGTCGGGGTACCTAGGCCACCCGTCGGCGAGCCACGAGGCATTCTGCGGGAGGATGCCGGGGAGGGCGGGGTCGCGCTTCGTGCGCACGGGCGACCGCGGCGTGGTCACCGGGCCAGAGCGGTACCTGTATGTCGTCGGCCGGAGCGTCGACGTGGTCGTCACGGCGCTCAACAGCCGCGTGCACGCACACTACATCGAGACGGCAGCTCTCGAAAGAGCGCCAGACCGCCTTAGAGGCGGCTGCATTGCCGCTTTCACGGCGCCGACGACAACGTCTTCGAAGGAGCAATTGTGCGTCGTCGCGGAGCTGCAGAAGGGAAGCCGCAGCGATGACCACACGAGTCTCTGTGATGGCATAAGGCGGTCGGTGTGGGAGGCGGGAAAGGTGAGGGTTGGTCGGGTACTGCTTGTCCAGAGCGGCGCGGTGCCGAAGACGACGTCGGGGAAGGTGCGCCGTGGGGCGGCAAGGGAGAAGCTGGTCGCCCGGAGGTATCCGGTGGTTTTTGAGGCCCTGTACGACGACGGTGACGGCGAGGGCTCGACACGTGCGGTGGGTGACGAAGATGGGGAAATGGAGGAGAGGTGTGCGGCGAGCTGGATGGCAGGAGAGGGCGGGGTGCCCGGCATGGCCACGACCTTAGGGGCAAGCCGCCGTATTCGCGTGCAATCGTTTCTTTGA
- the LOC119347592 gene encoding uncharacterized protein LOC119347592, with amino-acid sequence MPSARTAPSPSAPALLGRPWPSAWSPGTCCSAPAPAGGRRPPRRLWPFAPTNPGAARLLGRTLSPKTCCQQTASRLGQGTIGFFKKVEDAVHPVSPSPEGRRRRPLLFSHCTIVQHLKADIAWSSCSRFQIQR; translated from the exons ATGCCCTCCGCAAGGACTGCGCCTAGCCCCTCTGCTCCGGCGCTCCTCGGCCGTCCCTGGCCCTCTGCCTGGTCGCCAGGGACGTGCTGCTCCGCGCCTGCTCCAGCCGGGGGCCGCCGCCCGCCACGCCGGCTCTGGCCCTTTGCTCCGACCAATCCCGGTGCTGCTCGCCTGCTCGGCCGAACTCTGTCGCCCAAGACTTGCTGTCAACAAACTGCAAGCAGGCTGGGACAAGG GACAATTGGCTTCTTCAAGAAGGTAGAAGACGCCGTCCACCCTGTGTCACCGTCGCCAGAAGGTAGAAGACGCCGTCCACTCCTGTTCAGCCACTGCACCATCGTCCAGCACCTCAAGGCCGACATCGCCTGGAGCTCctgttcaagatttcagatccagagATGA
- the LOC119347705 gene encoding zinc-finger homeodomain protein 6-like — protein sequence MEFTGPEHAAGTPPGTRSPSSGNSGEARYRECLRNHAAAQGGHAVDGCGEFMPSSAHDLLRCAACGCHRSFHRRDDGQQQQHPRLFLPAPGATSTTPTPRVPLLMPPPQQHHHPYAAGHPQAPPFAYNPHHQHYQRTPSGGGTTTESSSEEPDPGPPSTSAPGQGHGQAQRRKRFRTRFTAEQREQMLALAERVGWRMLKQDEALVEQLCAQAGVRRQVFKVWMHNNKHHRRQPESQQQQQKQ from the coding sequence ATGGAGTTCACGGGGCCGGAGCACGCCGCCGGGACGCCCCCCGGGACGCGCTCGCCCTCCTCGGGGAACAGCGGCGAGGCGAGGTACCGCGAGTGCCTGCGCAACCACGCCGCGGCGCAGGGCGGGCACGCCGTGGACGGCTGCGGGGAGTTCATGCCCTCCAGCGCCCACGACCTGCTCAGGTGCGCCGCCTGCGGGTGCCATCGCAGCTTCCACCGCAGGGACgacgggcagcagcagcagcacccccGCCTCTTCCTCCCTGCGCCCGGCGCCACGTCGACGACGCCGACGCCGCGCGTGCCGCTGCTCATGCCACCGCCGCAGCAGCATCACCACCCCTACGCGGCCGGTCACCCACAGGCGCCGCCGTTCGCGTACAACCCCCACCACCAGCACTACCAACGCACACCCAGCGGCGGTGGCACGACGACCGAGTCGTCCAGCGAGGAGCCCGACCCGGGACCGCCCTCGACGTCGGCTCCAGGGCAGGGGCACGGGCAGGCGCAGCGGCGGAAGCGGTTCCGGACGAGGTTCACGGCGGAGCAGAGGGAGCAGATGCTGGCGCTGGCAGAGCGGGTGGGGTGGCGGATGCTGAAACAAGACGAGGCCCTGGTGGAGCAGCTGTGCGCGCAGGCCGGCGTGCGGCGGCAGGTCTTCAAGGTCTGGATGCACAACAACAAGCACCACAGGAGGCAGCCAGAGTCCCAACAGCAGCAACAAAAACAGTAG